The DNA region ttgacttttttcaaactcattttcataaatatttctttcaaatcaatcttaatcatactctgacttcactttcataatcacaatcaattaacttcactcattcacttgttttggctctgtccattgttaatcttttcacattagccataggtttcaattatctttgtggttgatgtaaatcttgcctatccttagtgagtcgaccgtaagacttccgtacttcaaacagggctaacccctctagtacgtcgaagctatcctcgcatggtggatgttgtttttggtcgagtgttctcccattgataatgaaaagcctcagtgcttgtgtttaaaactgaatccaccaacttttggaaatcttttagccgaactacggcgttttgatccttacctttgatggaaggtacgtaggcagcgggttcatccgttcaaacccaataactaacatgtatattcttttctcatcatcccaatcatgtttgcacaatacttttgtcataacaaatattaatttagcataacaagtgtgaaaagggctccctaggagtacctaggacgtagtgggtgcctaacaccttcccattgcgtaatttaccccttacccagactctctgatctttttattagttttctacgtgtaaaacttcttaggcttttgttcgctttttagccagtcctttggataaataaaagtgcggtggcgactcgaaatttcaatgtatctcttgcttatgatttaatcgatagatcatatagcgacgaatacaccgctacactacagcaaccggtatcaaaagaatcatcgaagctattgcagcaaatgagcatttggaattgtatgaccgtactgtaaatcagccggagggaaaaattgacttgaaattagcaaatcaggtagtgaaaatggaagaccagattgctgctgaggttgaaaggagattgaaagctatgaatttaggtacccagactgttgctcaagttcagccggttccgaccatgatttgtgaaatttgtagtggaccacactttgccatgcattgtgttgcaaccgcagaacaagtgcaagctataaattacctgaggcagaataatccctattcaaatacatataatccggggtggaaaaatcatcctaatttctcttggaaagatcagcaacAGGTACCTcagaaggcagattgggagattgcaattgaaaagatggcagctcaaaatatgcaatttgaagaagagactagaaacaatcagaaaaacaccaccgcctccctaaggaatctcgaagttcagctggggcagatagcacaacaactgtcaagttctagaacaccaggttccctacctagtgaaacagttcaaaatccaagaggtcaggagaatgttaacattgtcacgacgacagagaaagaggttgctaagaagaaaaaaattatatcaccgagcgagccgactaaagaagaaactacaaaaggaactaaaccggtgattaagttgccctaccctcagagagtgacaaagaaggaacctagtgagtcagacttcgagaaattcataaaaatgtttaaaaggattgagggtcatatgactttgtttgaagcacttgaaaggatgcccatgtacaagaaattcgtggaagaggtaatggctgaaaagaaaccaaccactgaagaacaggtatctggtaaggaacaatataatgcaaactccctggagcagaacattcctaacaaacaaaaggatccaggaaccgtcacagtaccgtgcacaatcaaagaaagaaccttcaaaaaggtactaatagattcgggagccagtgtgaatctgatgccattatcggtctatcacaggttgggtattaaaaatattagtgctataaagaccaatctgaagtttgcggatcactcaaggaaagatgcatatggtatagctgcagatgtgctggtaacaatagcggacttgactttcccagttgattttgtaatcctagacatacctgaagacaatgaggcaaccattattctgggtcgacctttcatgaagacgagtcgatgcaagctcgacatggatgagtgcacgctaaccttgaaagttcacaacaaggaaataacattgaatgctattgaaaaTCAGGAGATGGAAGAAAATACaaaatctcagtatcaagtaggcttaatcaagacattgaatactatcaaaggctcaccactgccagtagccacccgaaatggaaagattcctaacactgaaaggatagttaaaaaggaatcgtggtacaaaggagtccacactgataaaagagacaatttccgtgttgtagacaagaggtgcaacaaggttttgaacctgaaataccccccatgataagggaaatgaaccgtcgagccatgcgacgttaaacgaagcgcttcgtgggaggcaacccacgcgtttgatttctaatttatttcgtttttatttttggtgtgctaaaattttgtgtaggggaggaggagaattaaaagggcaaagtcacaaacacctccaAGTGGAAGGAACTTACACAAGTGCATTAAACCAAcagtagtcgctgtgagtccccttagtatctggatttaaacattgaggtcaatgtttagttcaggtgtgggagggttttcctttcatgttttatttccatcgcttttgtttttgtttgttttcgttgtttacttgtgtgtacagagtgatgagaaatggttggacgaatctgggatcaatggtagtggatgaatgacacccctcatacttattctgatatggcaccccggaagttgatgcaaccatgagaaggtaaagtcggacacaatttggtgacactagaccaagagagcggtatggaaagaccaagtcaggaaagaaccacataatacgaagagacttcagagcttgcaagctaaccaacatggtgagatcacaaaaagccaaacacgaaaCATCAAtatgagagttcagccaggtataactttatcactctgattttgcgtatgttctgttgacacgtcacagcatgacaacacacactgaggcaagttgtttgtttagccagggcctttctagccatccctatatgtatgtttcccttcgtaaaaccccgttgagccttagccatttgTTCATTGTAAACCCCATGCTAACGTCAAGCATTATTCCTCATAAATCCATGTTAACTTTTAATTATCCATTCccttttgtgtcataactcggtatgattgtgtgaattgcaagatgtgcaatgaaaataagtttggggtgaaaattttgaaagggaaggcaagtgcataagatgagatcatacaaaaagaaaaacagtATGTATGTCCTTTATAAGAaaaaaaatgcacttgccgagaccttAGAGATATGAAAGGCTcggaaagaaaaaaaaaataagaaaataagaaaagaaaaaaaattgcACTTGCTGAGACCTTAGAGTCCAACAGATATGAAATGCTCGGAAagttgagtagaaaaagagtcaaaagagtttttaccccaaaaatatatgtgatgcacaggaaaagaagaaaaagtacACAATATGAttaccgagttcaaaaccctttgttacccatttttttttgtttatcccaccgtacccaagccccgttacaacctaaaaagacctcaaaaagtgtgtgaAATCTGTTGTGGTAATGACATTAGAATGTGTTCAAAGTTAAGAGTCTGATACTGtatactgtgctgtgagtgtacacacctaaccccgagagatattgtgagtgagtgaaaagcttgcaggtgaagaggtttctgatgtggaaatatggtaaactgcctgaattggagagacctgaaactcgattggaaaggaagaacacaaatggtgaaagactaggttgcattgtggaaaacgaattcggaggtgacctttgtttggactcaatacatcacttgaggacaagcaatgagacaagtttggggttgtgatcggtcaccatttccattgaattcccgccgttaatccgacgtattttcatcactctggtaagatttatgtttgtttttagttgcatttgagtcaagtatcaagttttgttggtttggtattacattacattcgattacgagtttaagtcaaaaagacctcgtttatgcttcgtttgggtagtgtcattgttccaggttcaaaagcaagaatggtgaagttcgggacactctgaaggacgaaaatatgacaaaacagcaggtcaacacggccacccgtgtgccaccacacggccgtgttgttggtcaagcagagaaaaagacgaagcagaaaacagggatcaacacgggcacccgtgtgtacacacacggccgtgttgattaaaacagtgcatctacacgggcacccgtgtgtagggacacggcccgtgttgttgctactgtaacaaatgctgaaattaattaatgcaggagaaaaaacacgggcgcccgtgtgtacacacacggccgtgttgattgcaCGCAGCCTGGAAAACCTAATTTTGCATTGTGAACTGATTCTTCTCATTAAGGGCAGTATGGACCTTTTGCTTGGGGAGGAGGCAtctgaaactataagaaggcttggaagagaaagaaaaagggaccttttgacagacgaacgaaagcattactgtggagaagatagcgaatacaacggattcgaagacggcgagattcaacggtagccaccattgaagatcaaattctcctaattctttgtaatgtctaatctttactttatgaattctttaagtactatgagaggctaaaccccctgatgctagggggtggtcctgatgttatcgtatgtATGAATCTGAACCGATAATTTCCTGATTTCTATGTTAAGTAtttcaatttaattgtgtgatgttattatgcttttgtatcggacaaatacaaattaatctatgacttccaataacaggactgtgattggtagggttttcacacaattgggtttatgaatgcatcatctaggactagtaactttcataaattaccgtaaaccttgatatattgtatgattaaaaccaatgattaattgaatggacatttgagtaagaattggtagtttaatagtttctcacttaaggacttaagtaagaacattctgaggttaggtgattgaatgtatcataggcattaaggaaatcgggataaattcataacgggctaactcaaccacttaccctagcatcttttatcttaatcagttatttttactatcttcgtgtcactattcgcaattccaaaacaaaccaaccattatctttttgtttgaatagaatcgaattgaaataagtaattcctacgcaatcctcgagatcgatactgggaaataaactccctattactacgtcggtgaaaatagtacacttgctatttttccgatcataCATCCTGGGTGTGATGAAGAATGTGAAGACTGTTTGCTGAATCCCCAAGATTGTGGGAAGTTGAAAGTTGGTATTCAAGAGCTAATAGATCAGAGGGTAATGATAGTGGAGCAAATGTCTACCGTAAATGAAGTGGCTACTCTCGAGATTCTGTATGATCTTATACGCGTACCTGTTGAGATCCCTTATAATCTGATCTCAGTGCCTGCTACAGCATACCCGATCACACCACTTGTGATTGCGGCTCCTGCTTCATTTTCTTTTGATAGCACAAAGACGGTGCCATGGaacttgtaagaccccaattttgaccataagatccctcatgctatctcatcatatgcattggatttgggatcacaccttggcatcctccttacccctcattcatcggatttgcattgggagagatcaccaagcacatttgattgtaccatactttctttttcattatttactaaccaaaataccaaaaatatgtttatgtataactttgtttcttttgtaggcattgtgtgcatccaccaatgcctcatcaagctaacaactagggtttgagaccctcaatgcaaggagatcaatcaagagatgattcacattggttctagacatcatataaaatattattatttaatttttatttttaatatcaTGTTTTATTTAATCATTTTTTAAATTGTGGTTTTTTTTATATTACAAAGAACATTCACTTAAATTTTTATCATGGTCGACTTTATCATTTTTACAATCATCTTCTTTTCATGATTACAATTTATATTCTATTATTGGTTAAACAAATATCTTTAGTTTATAATATTTGCAATATATAATTAGTGatattaaatttaaatttatGATAAGATACATTTAATAAGTACAATTAAACTctaattattttaaattttgataAAAATTAGGATAGAGCAGTGATATAATGTTGATCCTATATGAAGATACTTATGTAAATCCGTGGATATTCACAGTAATATAATGAATTAAAGTTTCAATTCTCATTTAAATAAACATCATTCTCTCGCATGTGGATATTCACGTAGATTAGAATTTAATTTCAATATCAATACAAAGCACAAATACATAAAATTTAGATAAAAGAATTAAAGAGAAAATATAAAAGTATTATATAACAGGGTAACCACCAAACTTAGCAAGGCCACAATGACCTTCAGGTCCACCAGATTGTCTTCTTATCCTCATGTATCCATCCTCACCCCAATTTTTACTCCAAGAATTCTTAATCAACCAATATTTCAACCCTTCTTCAGTTGTCCCATAACCAACTATAGTAACTGCATGGGTGTTTTCAGTTCCACAGGATCCTGAATAAACCCCTTCCTCGTATGCCTGAAATTCAGGGCTGGGAGAGATAGAAACTGTTACTGGTTGTTGTGTTACTGCTGCTAGTAACTGCTCTTCATCATTTTGCTTTATATATTTGTAAGAACTTATGTAAGCATCAGGCTCACTATACTCATTTAATTGGCAGGTTTGAACAAGTGCTTGGTAAGGATAATCAGCTTCTTGAAGAACACCATCGCTGTCTATAATGGCTTGGAAGCCGTTATCAAAACTACCACTCACGCAACCCTCGCTCTTTTTATCACAGTCAATTAGTTGTTGCTCTGACAATGGCACCAGAATTCCCTCGCTTATTTGATAGACAGCTTCTACAGCAGCCACAGATGCAAAAGCCCAACAAGCTCCTACAACCAAAATCCACAAGAACACTTTCATTTCTTATGGCTAAATTCAAAATTTActaaaaaaaacataaacaataGGATTATCTTATTTACCACATTTATTTTGATCTTTAATATCGGTCACAGCTCCCTTCGATCTCCAGTCTAAATAGTCTAAATATGGTGGACTAATAGATGTCAAGTTAAAGAGTATTGTATTTGATCTTATTTGGGATGAATTAAGATGGCTTGGTGCTTTGAATCCATGATAAGATGCAATAAACTCTTCATTAGTTAAATCAGAATGTGGATTTAAACCAAGTGTATAACTTTTGTTACCAGCATTATTAAACTTTTCTATGTATTCAAATTTCTCTTTGAATATCTGGAAACGCTTCTCCATCTCTAAATCATTAGTGTATGTACGTCCGTACTTTATCATCCATTGTTGATGTGCTTTAACAATGGAAGATTCATTCAATATTCGAGACATGCCTCCTTGTGCACATGCCCACAAGATGATAATGCAAACACCTAGTAGATGCTTCATTTTTTTTTCAATGGCTTGATGCAGAAAAGAATGTTTTGTGGAAATTGATTTGAATAAAATTAGCACAGACAACATTTTATAGAATACAAATTCAATGTATTAAAAGAGAAATTATACTCTTTAAGGtatgtttttatttttagaaTTTAATTTAAAGGACAGCGTAAAAATATTTTATACAGTCAGTTAATTACAATCATTAATTTGTTagagaagtttgacttttattatAATAACATTTAAAATAACACAAACAGTTGATTATGATGTATAGACAATGTAAAAAAATTTATAAgataatttttaatatttattacTAATATGGAAAATTCTATAGATCAATAATATAGAAAATTATAAGGGTCATGCGGataagaatttcaaataaaataaatattatatgTTTAGTTTATATACAATATTCTTTAAAATtgttaattattaatattttcgGTATATTGAAAACacatatttttaaaaatttaataataatatacaaaatattcattaatttataaaaataatttacttactttaatatataaaaaaatttacttactttaatatataaaaaaaaaatcacttacttataataataatttacttatttttatttaacatataaaaataatttacttagttatataaaaatattacttaataaataaaaataaaaatatggaATTAATTACTCTGCACTGTCGGTATAAATAGATTTACATTGtcgattcatcatcatcatcacccgtttgcattcctttatagatttttaaaataaaagtcaaatttatttCAATATCCGACGTTTAAaattaactgacggtgtaaaatctCCTTACAatgtcagtgtatttcaattaaattctaaaaatattactataaaaatatattttatttaatatataaaaatattaCTATATTAAATTCAgaaatttaatatatatatatatatatatatatatatatatatattatttaatatattctgatttttctatatatatatatatatatatatatattatttaatatattctgatttatatatatatatatatatatatatatatatatatatatatatatatatatatatatatatatatatatatatatatatatatatatatatatatatatatatatatatatatatatatatatatatatatatatatatatatatatatatatatatatatatatatatatatatatatatatatatatatatatatatatatatatatatatatatatatatatatatactcaaATCTGATTTTCTTGAGCTGATATTCTATCTAAATCTTACATTAATGAGATGActcaaataaaataaaagaatttCCGTTTTAATATATTATCTTAAAGTAGGGATTATCTCAAAGAATTCCCGTTTTAATAATATCTCATAAAGAAGTGGATTTCTTTTTTAGTAAGTTGAATTTGAATTCTATAAATTGTggtgtatatatatatatatatatatatatatatatatatatatatatatatatatatatatatatatatatatatatatatatatatatatatatatatatatatatatatatatatatatatatatattttatatcAATTATTTTCATAAAACCTTCTCTTGTATATCTAACCATATACTATAAATTATGAAGCATCCCCTTACTGTTTACATCATTGTCTTGTAGGCATAAGTATACCCAAGCATGTCTCAAATGTTGTTTGAATCATCTGTTACTAAAGCACATCAACAATGGATGATTAAATATGGAATCCCATATCCAAATAGTTCTGAGATGGAGAAACGCTTACAAATATTCAAAGAGAATCTAGAATACATAGAAAAGTTTAATAATAACGCTGGTAAGAAGAGTTATACGCTTGGCTTAAATCCATATTCCGATTTAACTACAGAAGAGTTTTGGGCTACCTATACCGGATTCAAAGTCTCAAACCAAGTTTCTTCCTCCAAAACCAGATCAAATCCAGTACTCTTCAACATCACTGATGATCTTCCAACAACTTTTGATTGGAGAGAAAAAGGAGCGGTGACAGTTATTAAGAAACAAGGAGACTGTGGTTACTAGTTGGTTATGGGACAACTGAAGAAGGGTTGTAATATTGGTTGATTAAGAATTCTTGGGGTAAAGATTGGGGTGAGGATGGATACATGAGGATACTAAGAGAAGGCGATG from Lathyrus oleraceus cultivar Zhongwan6 chromosome 1, CAAS_Psat_ZW6_1.0, whole genome shotgun sequence includes:
- the LOC127115180 gene encoding senescence-specific cysteine protease SAG12-like — translated: MSQMLFESSVTKAHQQWMIKYGIPYPNSSEMEKRLQIFKENLEYIEKFNNNAGKKSYTLGLNPYSDLTTEEFWATYTGFKVSNQVSSSKTRSNPVLFNITDDLPTTFDWREKGAVTVIKKQGDCGY
- the LOC127115179 gene encoding mexicain, whose product is MKHLLGVCIIILWACAQGGMSRILNESSIVKAHQQWMIKYGRTYTNDLEMEKRFQIFKEKFEYIEKFNNAGNKSYTLGLNPHSDLTNEEFIASYHGFKAPSHLNSSQIRSNTILFNLTSISPPYLDYLDWRSKGAVTDIKDQNKCGACWAFASVAAVEAVYQISEGILVPLSEQQLIDCDKKSEGCVSGSFDNGFQAIIDSDGVLQEADYPYQALVQTCQLNEYSEPDAYISSYKYIKQNDEEQLLAAVTQQPVTVSISPSPEFQAYEEGVYSGSCGTENTHAVTIVGYGTTEEGLKYWLIKNSWSKNWGEDGYMRIRRQSGGPEGHCGLAKFGGYPVI